One genomic segment of Diceros bicornis minor isolate mBicDic1 chromosome 13, mDicBic1.mat.cur, whole genome shotgun sequence includes these proteins:
- the WASF2 gene encoding actin-binding protein WASF2: MPLVTRNIEPRHLCRQTLPSVRSELECMTNITLANVIRQLGSLSKYAEDIFGELFTQANTFASRVSSLAERVDRLQVKVTQLDPKEEEVSLQGINTRKAFRSSTIQDQKLFDRNSLPVPVLETYNTCDTPPPLNNLTPYRDDGKEALKFYTDPSYFFDLWKEKMLQDTKDIMKEKRKHRKEKKDNPNRGNVNPRKIKTRKEEWEKMKMGQEFVESKEKLGPSGYPPTLVYQNGSIGSVENMDISSYPPPPQSDSISPPSPSFSEDSLPPPPAEFSYPADSNQRGSGLAGPKRSSVVSPSHPPPAPPLGSPPGPKPGFAPPPAPPPPPPMIGVTPPPPPGGFGSPGTPPPPSPPSFPPHPDFAAPPPPPPPPAADYPTLPPPPLSQPAGGAPPPPPPPPPPGPPPLPFSGADGQPAAPPPLSDATKPKSSLPPVSDARSDLLSAIRQGFQLRRVEEQREQEKRDVVGNDVATILSRRIAVEYSDSEDDSSEFDEDDWSD; the protein is encoded by the exons ATGCCGTTAGTAACGAGGAACATCGAGCCAAGGCACCTGTGCCGTCAGACGTTGCCTAGCGTTAGAAGCGAGCTGGAATGCATGACCAACATCACCCTGGCAAATGTCATCCGACAGCTGGGCAGCCTGA GTAAATATGCAGAGGACATTTTTGGAGAGCTCTTTACTCAGGCAAATACCTTTGCCTCTCGGGTAAGCTCCCTTGCTGAGAGGGTTGACCGCCTACAAGTTAAAGTCACTCAGCTGGATCCCAAGGAAGAAGAAG TGTCACTACAAGGAATCAACACCCGAAAGGCCTTCAGAAGCTCTACCATTCAAGACCAGAAGCTTTTTGACAGAAACTCTCTCCCAGTACCTGTCTTGGAAACATACAACACCTGTGATACTCCTCCACCTCTCAACAATCTTACCCCTTACAG GGATGATGGGAAAGAGGCCCTCAAATTCTACACAGACCCTTCGTACTTCTTTGATCTTTGGAAGGAGAAGATGCTGCAGGACACCAAGGATAtcatgaaagagaagagaaagcatAGG aaagaaaagaaagataatccAAATCGAGGGAATGTAAACCCACGTAAAATCAAGACACGTAaggaagagtgggagaaaatgaAGATGGGACAAGAATTTGTAGAATCCAAAGAAAAGCTGGGGCCTTCTGG ATACCCACCCACCTTGGTGTACCAGAATGGCAGCATTGGCTCTGTTGAAAATATGGACATAAGCAGctacccaccaccaccacagtcagaCTCCATTTCTccaccttctccttccttctctgagGACAGCTTGCCTCCCCCACCAGCAGAATTCAG CTACCCAGCAGACAGCAACCAAAGAGGGTCTGGCTTAGCTGGACCCAAAAGATCCAGTGTGGTCAGCCCAAGCCATCCACCACCAGCTCCTCCTCTGGGCTCTCCACCAGGCCCCAAACCTGGGTTTGCACCACCACCTGCCCCTCCGCCTCCACCTCCAATGATAGGTGTTACACCTCCACCACCGCCTGGAGGATTTGGGTCTCCAGGGACCCCACCACCACCTTCACCCCCATCTTTCCCACCTCACCCCGATTTTGctgcccctccacctcctcccccaccGCCTGCAGCTGACTACCCGACTCTGCCACCACCTCCCTTGTCCCAACCAGCAGGAGGagcacctccccctcccccgcctcctcctcctccggggccccctcctctccctttcaGTGGTGCAGATGGCCAGCCTGCCGCACCACCACCACTTTCTGATGCCACCAAGCCCAAGTCCTCCTTGCCTCCTGTGAGTGATGCCCGCAGTGACTTGCTTTCAGCCATCCGTCAAG GCTTTCAGCTGCGCAGGGTTGAAGAGCAGCGGGAACAAGAGAAGCGGGATGTCGTGGGCAATGACGTGGCCACCATCTTGTCACGTCGCATTGCTGTTGAGTACAGCGACTCAGAAGATGACTCCTCTGAGTTTGATGAGGACGACTGGTCGGATTAA